A segment of the Lolium perenne isolate Kyuss_39 chromosome 3, Kyuss_2.0, whole genome shotgun sequence genome:
CGGCCACGGGGCGGTGGCTCTACCTCTCCTTCTACAACTGGGCCGTCGTCGTCGGATGGTCAGTTGCTCTCGCCGTTACTTTTGAGTTCTTGATTGCTCGTTTCTTGCACATGCATCCTTATAAGATTGCATATGGATGCAGGGTGCAGGTGTTGTACTGTGCGTCATCGGCGCTGCTAGATAGCGGCCATGAGGTGGTCTACGCCACGGTCGAGTGGCCGCTGCTGCTTGCGCAGACGGCCAGCGTCATGGAGGTCGGTGTGGTTTTGTTCCTTTAACCTTCAGAAATTATTCATTCTTCATGTGCACTTCATTCTCTGAATTGCTTCCTTCTAGCATATTTTTTGCACTGTCGGAGTTAACAAAAAAATATGTTAATTCATTTTGAACTTCGCGTGTGTGACTTACTAAGCAACTTTTGTGTTTGGCTTGGCTGGTGACGCCCAGATTCTTCATTGGATTCTAGGTAACAGCTAAACCGTTCGCACACCATGAATTATTGTTTCTCTCCCAGCCATATTGTTTTCACAACAACTTAACTTTCTATATTTAAAAAGTTCCGTGTCAAAATTCTTATCTTCAAAAAACGATATAATATTGCTTTTATCCACTCAAGCGCGTGATATCTTGTCGTTGTTTTTGATCCTTTTGAACTGTTAAAAGGGATCATAAGGTACCCGGTCTTGGAGACTCTTCCACAAATCACTGCAAGGTTGTATCTCACATGGGGCATCTTGTGGAGCTTTCCTGAGGTATCATCACCTCGTTTCTACAGAGTCTTGATCGTTTGGTATTAGAAGAAAAATGATTTTTTAATCAGCCTGTCGACCATGATTAATCTTTGCACATTAAATTGCCTTGCAGACACGTTCTCATATTCTTGTtactttcttgatcattagctggtCCATTAATCAGGTACATTTTGTGCTTCATAAAGATAACAACTAGAAATTATTAAGTCAAAACATCATGGCTTTATGATGTACTCGCTACATTCCATATAAGTCATGGTTTTAAACTAAAACCACGATAAGAATTATGGTAGTACTTAGTACGAGCCCCCTGAGAAAACATAAtattatacaaaaaaaaaatggcGGTGGCACGCAGATCATCGGCTATTCGTTCTTTGGCACGAGCGAGATATTTGGGCTTGCACCTTCTTGGCTGTTATGGCTTAGGTTAGTTTAAAACAATCTCACTGTCCCACACAAATTTATTAAATTCATCAAAAAATAGTTTATTAGAAATTAATCTGAAGGTGGCTGGCTTCATTATTATTTGCACAAATTTGATTGTAGGTACAATACCATTTTGATACTCTATCCTATTGGCATGATTAGCGAGGTTGGCCTAATCTTTGTTGCCACGCCTTTCATGGAGGTAACTCAAGTTAATAATGGAAGAGATCCATCTTGTTCACGAGATCTTGTTTGCATTTGCTGTTTTTGATGGTAATTGTTTTGCTGTCAGGAATCTGAGAAGTACTGCCTTAGGATGCCCAATAAATGGAATTTCTCCTTCGACTATTACTATGCGTCAACTCTTCTCACGGTTCTATATGTTATGGGTACTCTCTCCTCACAATTGTCCTTCACATAGATAGGTCTTTTATCAAATTAATAAAGATATAGAATGTAGTTTAAAACACATTATCTTGTTTGATGTGAATGTGTGCAGGATTTCCGTACTTATTCATGCATATGGTCGCTAGCAGGAAGGGAGTCTAAACAAAAGCAAATACTTATGATAATGTTACCCAAACACGAGCTTTATACTTCCATGTTGAGCAATGAAGTTGAAGATGGAAATGCTGCCCAGGCATGCATGAGCTTTATACTACTATCTTGTGCAAAAAATTGAAGGCGAGTTGCCATAACTAAAAAAATATCTTCGCATTTTTTCCATTCCTCCTCGTAACAGGTGTTCGCCCCACCATATTGATATAGCAATCACGCGATATAACTGTTTGGGCCTTGACACAAGCAAGCCCAAATGAAATGAAACAGAAAGGAAAGAGAAACTAATGTCAACAATGCCGGATCAACCAAAATGAAGATGACCCACCCCCACTGCGCCCTCTGGAGAATTCTGAAGCGCCGCATACTAAGCAACACCTCGAAGAAGATATGCAACGACGACGATGTTGCTGCCCGGACtggtcctagggtttccctagtACGCGGAGGGGCGAGAAGGGGTACACCTGGTGTTACCTTCAAGAAGGAAGGGGTGCCCGCTAGCGTTACTGCGTCGGTGCCGGTCAAACCGACAGGGACTTCTCCCGACCCCCAACAAACTGCGCCACAAACGCTCCATCTTGCTCCACCAAACTCGCCGCCGACCAATACATGCCACCACGGGCCTTGTAATCACCAACGCCGTCTTACCGTGGACAATGATCTCTAGTTTCCTGCACCACAAGAGGGTTATTGCAGTACTTAACAGTAGCAAATATTTATTAAAAGATTGATCCCTTCAGAGTTTGTAGAATGGAAACTAAAAAAACAGCAACTGCGTTGTCAGTGCAGCCATGTTCACACCCAAACCATGGCTTGAAAAAAGCTTATTCTATTGTAATCAACCAGAGAGTTTGAAGTAGTTCATAGACTTAAGAAcaatattaaaaaaattaaacCATGTACCAAAAGTAAACTAGAACAATGATTAAATTAAAGAGATTGTAGTTATAGGACTGAATGGAATGAGAGGTTGTTTCTAGGCTTTCATTCTCACTAATACTAGAGTGGGGCGAATATATGCATGTGATCTACCATTATACACAAAAGATACCCTAGAAAAATAAATGTTCCCCATTTAATTATCGGAATGTCACACATGTGTGCACTGTGTATAATACTCGTGTGTCACTCGCAAGACAATAGTACACTTATGGATCTGGAACGAAGGATATTAGATCAGCAACATATTCTAACTGGACGCACTAGATCATAACTTAACATAGAACCGGATCAATCAATCAAACATGGATGAATATATAACAACACATAAATGAATATACCATTAAGATCACAACCATGTTCAATCTTACAAATACTGAAACTATGGAGAGGGAAATGGGTGCGTTGATGGAGATCACGGTGATGGCCGGCGTGCACGCCCTAGGGCCAGtgtccggtggtgatggtggcacACCCCttgtcctcctcttcctcagatgtcttgatggtggtggtgttgatgAACTAATAATGGAGGCGGCACGGCGGCAGGGCTCCGTAGTGTGAAGATGTGATAGAATTTGGTGTGGCGGCTAGGATTTCCCCTCCTTATATAGGCTCCCGGAGGTCAATTTTGCGTGTGCTAGGATAACCCCCTCACTAGATATAGCTTTCAGGCCTTCACAAATGTTGTTCAATTTGATGAAATGATCTCGATGGAAGTCCGTACGGGCATCACAAGCGTACTAGTGGTCATTAAAGTTACTAGAGTCCTCGGTAATTTggatgtcatttcttcatacgcaATCCGATTGAGCTATTCTTTGGCTGGTTGGATTCATATGGACGAGGGCTACACCATCGTGATCTTGGATCTTTATTATCTTGTGATGGAAAATTGGCTCTTTTCCACCCTTGAAATGGCTAAGTTCTGGTGCCTCTAACTCCACCATATTGCTTCCTTTTGGCACATTTCCTCGTCCTTTGTTCATAAATATTAAGAACACCTACACACCAAAGACAAAGGGAAAGTGATAAATCCTAGTAAAACTACTAGTTGTGCAAATCTCTCATGAAAATGAACCATAACTTGTAATCATGCATTTAGGAATGTTTAGAACTAGATAGAGCATGTAATGAGATAAAAAAAAGTATATGTTTTATGTAGTGAAAAACTTGTCGCTTTTTAGACTCATCGGCCAACGAAGTGAGACCAGCGGGAACGAGAAGAAATGGCCTAGAGCGAGGGGCGGTGGAACAACATCCATACGGGAGGGAACAACCTAGACCTCCATTGGTGGTAACGGTCCGGACGCGGTATCAAGAGCAAACCAGGCCTACCT
Coding sequences within it:
- the LOC127338003 gene encoding very-long-chain (3R)-3-hydroxyacyl-CoA dehydratase PASTICCINO 2A, whose product is MTKTGSSAATGRWLYLSFYNWAVVVGWVQVLYCASSALLDSGHEVVYATVEWPLLLAQTASVMEILHWILGIIRYPVLETLPQITARLYLTWGILWSFPETRSHILVTFLIISWSINQIIGYSFFGTSEIFGLAPSWLLWLRYNTILILYPIGMISEVGLIFVATPFMEESEKYCLRMPNKWNFSFDYYYASTLLTVLYVMGFPYLFMHMVASRKGV